The genomic region AGAATAAAGGGTCTGAACCCCAGGTAACGTGAGGAAAAACCATGAAATCCTTTGAATGTGGAACGCTCGTGCCCGGTTGCCAATGGCAGACGGAAGCCGAAGAGGAAGCTGAAATCGTGCGCCGCGCCGTCGAGCATATCAAGCTTGCCCATGACGAACCGAGAATCCGCGAAACCATGGTTGA from Salaquimonas pukyongi harbors:
- a CDS encoding DUF1059 domain-containing protein, which translates into the protein MKSFECGTLVPGCQWQTEAEEEAEIVRRAVEHIKLAHDEPRIRETMVEAIKARIRDRKAA